The Fastidiosipila sp. genome segment AATTTCTTCGATGCCCGCACCGGTCACCGCATCCAGCAGGGTGTCAATGATCCGCACCCCCTTGACCCGTATCAGTGGCTTGGGGGTGTTGAGGGTGATGGGTACCATGCGGGCGCCGAAGCCGGCGGCCAGGAAGATGGCTCTTTTTGCCCGGTGCGGCTCCAGGGCCTCCCTCCCCGCCTCCGTGACGGCGCCCTGCCGGATCCATCCATGAGCAGAGAGCTCGCCCAGGGCCCGGTTGACGCTGCCCAGCGACCAGCCTGTCGCCCCGGCCAGTTCTCTTTGGGTGACGCTCCCCCTGCCCTGGATCAGGCGGGCGAGCAAATCAAACTGCAGACGGGTCAGCTTCATGCCATTCCCCTTCCTATTCTCTTTTTATTCCAGGCGAAAAGACCCCGGACAACCAGGTTGACCGTCAGGATAAGCAGGGCGATGAAAGCCGCGCATTCCAGCATCATCTGGGCTTCAAAGCTGGTGATCATGAGAGACAGGGGCCGGGTGCCGGCTGTCGCCAGGAAGGCCACCGCCGAGATGGTCATCATGGAATTGACAAAAAAGTAGGTGAACATCTCCCCCAGGGTGCCGGCAGTCTGCGGGATGATCACATCCCGGATCACGCTGAACCTGCTGACGCCCAGGGTCTGGCCGGCGGCCTCCAGGTGCTGGTTGATCTTGGAAAGTGTGTTGTAGATCATCAGGTAGGGGGAGGCAAAAAAGTGGACCAGGTTGACCAGGATGAGGATGGCCAGGGTGCCGTAGATCAGGCTGCCCTTGAAGAAGAGAACGTAGGACAGGCCCAGCACGATGCCCGGGATGGCCAGGGAGGTCAGGGAGGCCAGGTGGAGCAGCTTGGACAGGCGGCCCCGGCTGCGGGCGGTCAGGTAGGCGGCAGCAAAGGTCAGCACCAGGCCAGTCAGGCTGGTAAAAAGGGCGATCAGGAGCGAGTGACCCAGGTTGGCGCCGGCGCTCATCTGGAAAGTCCGGCGGACATTGTCCAGGGATAGGCGCATGTCGGCAGGATATTTCCGGACCAGGGTCAAGAGCAGGAAGGCCCCGATGGGGAGCGCAACCCCCAGGCTGACCAAGGCAGATAAAAGATAGGCCAATCCGTCCCGGACCCGGTTTCGCGTGATACGAAAAGGTTTGCTGACAAAGGACTGGATGCCCCGGTCCCGGTTGAGGACATCCAGCAGGAAAGCAATCACCGCCGGTGTCAGAAGCACCAGGCCGATCGCGCTGCCTTTGCCGAAATCGAGCAGACCGATCACATCCTGGTACATCATGACCGGCAGGGTCCTGTACTGGCCCCCGATCATGAGCGGGACCCCGTAATCAATGATGATCAGGGTAAAGATGGCAAAGACCGTTGAGGTCAGAGGCCTTCGCAGATAGGGAACCGTGATGGAGGTGAACTGCCATCCCCTGGGAATGCCCAGCACCTCCGCAGCCTCATAGGGCGTGCTGTCCTCATAGCGGAGAATGTCCGACAGCATGAGGAAGGCGACCGGGAAGGAGTAGATGACGGAGCCTGTTACGATTCCCCAGAAACCGTAAACGCTGCCCTTCAGTCCCAGCCAATTGGTCAGAATCCCATTGGCCCCGAAGAGGACGACCAGG includes the following:
- a CDS encoding ABC transporter permease subunit, with protein sequence MKGSKGLTGVKYLLLAFFAFSVFLPLIRMLAHMAGIDIRALLASGQFLNALKNSLVVTTVSTLISVALAAALAWLVERSGIRFKGFFTLLFTLPMLIPSISHGMGLVVLFGANGILTNWLGLKGSVYGFWGIVTGSVIYSFPVAFLMLSDILRYEDSTPYEAAEVLGIPRGWQFTSITVPYLRRPLTSTVFAIFTLIIIDYGVPLMIGGQYRTLPVMMYQDVIGLLDFGKGSAIGLVLLTPAVIAFLLDVLNRDRGIQSFVSKPFRITRNRVRDGLAYLLSALVSLGVALPIGAFLLLTLVRKYPADMRLSLDNVRRTFQMSAGANLGHSLLIALFTSLTGLVLTFAAAYLTARSRGRLSKLLHLASLTSLAIPGIVLGLSYVLFFKGSLIYGTLAILILVNLVHFFASPYLMIYNTLSKINQHLEAAGQTLGVSRFSVIRDVIIPQTAGTLGEMFTYFFVNSMMTISAVAFLATAGTRPLSLMITSFEAQMMLECAAFIALLILTVNLVVRGLFAWNKKRIGRGMA